Below is a genomic region from Catenuloplanes atrovinosus.
CGACCGAGCAGCTGTACGTGAAGCTCTCCGAGCTGACCAACCGCATGCCGATCGGCCGCCTCTACTGCGCGAACGACACGGTGTGGGCGTCCATCCCGGTCTTCGGCCGGAACTTCCAGGCCACCCACCTGATGCTGGCGGTGCAGGTGATGACCGGGCTCGCGGACGAGCTGGACGACCGGCTGCACGGCGAGTTCGGCGGCAAGCGGTTCTTCGGCGAGGGCGACAAGCCGCTCGTCAAGGAGTCGGACGACCACCGCACCGGCATGTATCTCTGAGCTGACCCGCACGGAACGGCCGGGCGCGCTGCGTCGTCCAACCGGGCATGACTGTGTCCCGGTGGAGCCCGGCCGTTCTCGCGTCCCTGCTGGCGCTGACGGCCTGCACGTCGTCTCCGGACGACCCGCGCGTCGATCCGCCGGTGGCGCCGGCGGGCGGCCCGCGACTGGTCTCATACGACTCCTGCCCCGGCCTCTACGACGAGTTGCGCGCCGCGGCGGTGCGGAAGGTCGGCCCGTACGGCTTCGAGGGCGACGAGGTGGTCGTGCCGGCCCAGGGCGGCGCCGCGATGGTGCCGGACGCGCCCGCCGGGGGTGACCTCGCGGCCGAGCGTGACACCGCGGCCGGGACCGACGCGTTCTCCGGGACGAACACGCACGAGCGGGGCGTCGACGAGCCCGACCTGGTGAAGACGGACGGCCGGCGGATCGTGACGATCGCGCCGCGCGGCGGCGTCCCGGTGCTCCGCGTGATCGACGCGGCGACCCGCACGCAGACCGGCGAACTGGCGCTGACCGACGCGTACGGCGCCTCCGACCTGCTGCTCTCCGGCGATCGCGCGCTGGTGCTGTCCACCGCGGAGACGCCCGTCGCCGTCCCGAACGGCTTCGCCGAGGACGAGCGGGGATGGCCGTCGCCGCGCCCGTCGCGGCTGGATCTGCGCCTGATCGACCTGTCCGGCGCGCCGCGCCAGCTCGGCCGCTACGCGATGACCGGCGCGCTGCTCGACGCGCGGCAGACCGGCGGCACCGCCCGGGTCGTGGTCCGCTCCTCGCCGCGCATCACGTTTCCCCTGGACAAAGCGGACGCTGCGGCGAACCGCCGGGCCGTGGAGTCCGCACCGGACGACGTGTGGCTGCCGCGCTTCGAGGTGACCGCGCCGGACGGCACCGTCGCCACCGGCACCGTCCCGTGCGAGCGGGTCAGCCGGCCCGCCTCCTACGACGGCGTCCGCATGCTGACCATGCTCAGCTTCGACCTGGCCGCCGCCGCGATGACCGACGGCGCGCCGGTGACCGTGTCCGCGGACGGCGACACCGTCTACGGCACGGGCACCGGCCTCTACGTCGCGGACGGCGGCGCGGACCGCACGGAGATTTACAAGTTCGACACCGGCGGCACCGGCATGCCGCGGTACGCCGCGTCCGGCGTGGTGCCCGGCCGGCTGCTCAACCAGTACGCCCTGTCCGAGTGGAACGGCAGCCTGCGCGCCGCCACGACGGTCACGGCGCGCAACGCGAGCGAGGTGACGGTGCTGACCCAGCGCGGCGCCGCGCTCGCGATCACCGGCTCGGTCGGCGACCTGGGCAGGGGCGAGACCATCCACTCGGTCCGCTTCCTGGGGGACCGCGGCTACGTCGTCACGTTCCGCCGGATCGACCCGCTCTACACGATCGACCTGCGCGACCCGGCCAGGCCCGTGGTGACCGGGGAGCTGAAGATCCCCGGCTACTCGGCGTATCTGCACCCGGCCGCGCCCGGCCGGCTGATCGGTGTGGGCCAGGACGCGACCAGCGCGGGCACGGTCACCGGCTTGCAGGTCTCGCTCTTCGACGTGACCGACCCGGCGGCGCCGGCCCGGCTCGCGCAGCACCACCTGCCGGCCGCGAGCTCGGCCGCCGAGTTCGACCCGCACGCGTTCCTCTTCTGGCCGGCCACCGGGCAGCTGGTGGTGCCGGTCGCCGACCGCACCGGTGCGGGACCGTCCGCGCTGGTGCTGCGGGTCTCCGGGGACACGGTCACGGAGGCCGGCACGCTCGCCCACCCGGACGGCGGCCCGATCACCCGCTCGCTGGTCATCGGCGACTCGCTGTGGACCGTCGGGCCGGGCGGCCTGCGCGCGGTCTCGCTGTCCACCCTCCAGCAGCAGGCCTGGCTGCCCGCCTGACCGGTGGGCCGTGCTCATCACGCGGCCCCCGGGCGGTCGAGCGCGGAAGGCGGGATGCCGTCGGTGAGCACCTCGTCGAGCAGGCGGGCGATGCCGAGCGACGGGTCGGCGTCGAGCGCGCGGTCCACGGCGACGGCGGCGAGCGCGCCCTGGCCGGTGCGCCAGGCGGTGAACGCGAGCAGCACGGCCGGCATCGCGGACAGCTCGGCGCTGGCGCGGCGCAGCACGTCGGACCAGAGCGTGACCTGCCAGCCGGCGGCGTCCGCGCGATTCAACGCGTACTCCCCGACCGGCGCGTGCGCCAGCAGCACGGTCAGCCAGGCCACCTCGGCGTCGGAGAGGATGCCGCCGCCCCGGTATCGCGTCAGCGCGGTGCCGACCGCGCGGACGCCGGCCCGGTGAATCGCGCCGAGCAGCGCGCCCGGGCCGGTCCGCTGGCCCGCGGCCAGCTCGTCCAGGCGGCGGTCCGCCTCCGCGGTGGCGGCGCGCATCGCCTCGCGCGCGTCGCCCTGGACCGGCGCCACGGACGCGACCAGCGCCGCCCGGTCCGCGAACACCTGGAAGCCCGCGGCCTCGCGGACCTGACCGGCCTCGGCGTCGTAGGAGCGGCCGGCGGGCGGGCAGCAGCCCTCGTCCGTGCACAGGTAGCACCAGAACCGGCCGTCCGCGACGCGCAGCTGCTCCCGGACCGGGATGGCCAGGTCGAGCAGCGCGTCGCCGACGGCGGCGACCAGCGCGGCGCCGCTGCCGCGCTCGGTGTAACCGAGCAGCACGACCGAGTCGACGGTCTGCCGCGCCACCACGGCCGCGGTCTGCCGGGCGAACTCGTCGAGCTCGGCCAGCGGCGTCTCCGGCGGCGGCAGGTCCTGCCGGGCAGCGAACACCAGCGCGCGGTCGCGCCTGCCGACCACCACGAGGCTGTCGCGCGGGTGGAACCCGAGCAGGTAGGGCACGACGGCGACGAGTTGGGCGGGGGAGGAGACCCGAAGGTCGGAGAGGCTCATGCATCGAGGCTCGCGACGGCCGCACAGGGGTCGAACGCCCTGTGGACGACACACCGCCCGTCCACAGCCGAAATGTCCGGCTGGCGGGAAACACGTGGTCAGGAGCGGAAGTCGAGGTCCAGGAATCGGGGTCCGTCGCGCCAGGACCGAGGGCGACGCCCGAGATCCAGCGCCAGCTCCACCGAGGAGAGCACCGTGAACCCGGCCGCGTGCAGGCAGGTGATCGCCTCCACGTTGCGGGACTCCGGCGTGACGGTCAGCGCGGTCAGGTCGCGGCGGCGCGCCTCCTCCGCCAGGAAGCCGAGCATCGCCGTGGCGACGCCCTCGCCGCGGTGCCCGTCCGCGACCACGATCGGCTCCACCGCGCCCCGCCGGCCGTCGATGATCAGGCCGACCAGCCCGATCACGCCGTCCTCCGGGTGGTCGGCGACCCAGACGCCGGACAGGTCGAGGCGCGTGAGGTACTCCTCGAACGCGGCGGTCGGGTCGGCACCGCCGTAGCCGGGATCGTCGTAGAGTTCCCGGTGTCGCTGCGTCAGCTCGCCCCAGAGCCGCCGGCCCGCGCTGTGGTCGGCCGGACGGTATGGACGGACACTGACCGTACTCATGCGGACATAATGACTGTTCGGTCCGTCGGTCGGCACCCGGTTGGGGGCAACAGCGCGTGGACATGTCATACCTTCGTGCGCACCCGCAGCATCTCCCGACATTTCTCACCCATCAGCGCATCCGGCAGACACCGGTGGGCGGCGGGAGCATCTCGGACGCGTTCCGGCTGACGCTGGACGACGGCACCTCGCTCTTCGCCAAGGGCCGGCCGGACCCGATGCCGGAGACGTTCTTCGAGGTGGAGGCCGCGGGGCTGCGCTGGCTCGGCGCGGCGGGCGGCGTACCCGTGCCGGAGGTCCTGGTGGCTCTTCCGGACCTGCTGGCGCTGGAGTGGATCGAGCCGGGCGCCCCCACGGCGGACGCGGCCCGGCGTCTCGGTGCCGAGCTGGCCGTCACGCACCTGGCCGGCGCGCCCGCGTTCGGTGCGCTGCCCGGGCACGCGGACGGCTTCATCGGCGCGCTGCCACAGGACGACACGCCCTCGCCGGGGCCGTGGGGTCCGTGGTTCGCGGACCGTCGGCTGCGTCCCCACCTGCGGCGATCGGTGGACAACGGCGCGCTGGACGCGGCGGCGCACGCGGCCGTGGCGCGCGTGCTGGACCGGATCGAGGAGTACGGCGGCGACGAGCCGCCGTCCCGCATCCACGGCGACCTGTGGCCGGGCAACGTGCTGTGGGGCGCGGACGGGCGCGCGTGGCTGATCGACCCGGCCGCGCACGGCGGTCATCGGGAGACCGACCTGGCCGCGCTGCTGCTCTTCGGCGGCGTCCCGGAGCGGGAACACCTGATCAGCGGGTACGCGGAGCGCGCCGCCGCGCTCGGCCGGCCGCTGGACGCCGCGTGGCGGACCCGCGTCCCGCTGCACCAGTTGCACCTGCTGCTGGTGCACACCGCGCTGTTCGGCGCCGCCTACCGGGCCCCGGTCCGGGCGGCCGCCGACGCGATGCTTCGACTGTGATAGGTGGGCGCGCTAAGTTCGAGGCGTGGACGATGCCGCACCCCGCCCGGCCGACCCCGGTCTCGTCGACCGGTTCGGACGGCATGCCGTGGATCTCCGGGTCTCGCTGACCGACCGGTGCAACCTCCGCTGCGTGTACTGCATGCCCGCGGAGGGCCTGCCCTGGCTGCCGAACTCGGACGTGCTCACCGACGACGAGGTGATCCGGCTGATCCGGATCGCGGTCGAGCGGCTGGGCGTCGAGGACGTGCGCTTCACCGGCGGCGAGCCGTTGATCCGGCCCGGCCTCACCAAGATAGTGACCGAGGTCGCGGCGCTGGAGCGGCGGCCTCAGATCAGCCTCACGACGAACGGGATCGGCCTGGAGCGCACCGCGGTGGCGCTGCGCGACGCCGGGCTGGACCGGATCAACGTGTCGCTCGACACGCTGGACGACGAGCGGTTCGCCACGCTGACCCGGCGCCGGCGGCTGCCCGACGTGCTGGCCGGGCTGCGCGCGGCGGCGGAGGCCGGGCTGACGCCTGTGAAGATCAATACGGTGCTGATGCGCGGCATCAACGACGACGAGGCACCCGCGCTGCTCGGGTTCGCCCTGGAGCACGGCTACGAGCTGCGGTTCATCGAGCAGATGCCGCTGGACGCGCAGCACGGCTGGGACCGGAGCACGATGGTCACCGCCGAGGAGATCCTGCGCGATCTGCGCGCCGCGTTCACGCTGCTGCCCGACCCGGTCGCGCGCGGCGGCGCGCCCGCGGAGACCTGGCTGGTCGACGGGCATCAGGCGCTCGGCGGCGGGCCCGCGCGGGTGGGCGTGATCGGCACCGTGACCCGCCCGTTCTGCGGCGACTGCGACCGGACCCGGCTGACCGCGGACGGTCAGGTGCGCGCGTGCCTGTTCGCCACCGAGGAGTCGGACCTGCGCGCCGCGCTGCGCTCCGGCGCCTCCGACGAGGACCTGGCCGACCGGTGGCGGGTCGCGATGTGGGGCAAGCGGGCCGGGCACGGCATCGACGACCCGACGTTCCTGCAGCCGGCCCGCCCGATGTCGGCGATCGGGGGCTGACCGGCATGAAGATCACCATGAGGTACTTCGCGGCGGCCCGCGCCGCGGCGGGCACCTCCGAGGAGACGCTCGACTCGCCGGCCGCGACGCTGGACGCGCTGCTGACCGAGCTGGCCGACCGCCACGGCGACCGGCTGGCATCGGTGTTCGCCCGGGCCAGCTACCTGGTCGACGGCGCCGCCTGGCGCGACCGCACGGCCGCCCTGCCCGCGGACCCGACGGTGGACGTGCTGCCGCCGTTCGCCGGGGGTTGAGAAGCCGGATCACGTCACATTCCGGGCGTGGCGCCGCGCGGACGGCCGGCGGCGCGTGGCAGGATGCAGCGTGCCCCCGTTGAGCGCGACACCCTTCGACGGCACCACGGCCACGCCCACGTTCGTGGCGGACCTGCACATCCACTCCAAGTACTCGCGCGCCTGCAGTCGTGATCTCAACATGCCGAACCTGGCGTGGTGGGCCCGGCGCAAGGGCGTGGCGCTGCTCGGCACGGGTGACTTCACGCACCCCGCATGGTTCGACCACCTTCGTGAGACGCTGAAGCCCGCGGAGCCCGGCCTCTATCGGCTCGCGCCGGACGTCGAGGCGGACATCGCCCGGCGCCTGCCGCCGCGACTGTCGAGCGCGGCCGAGGCGAGTCCGATGCGCTACATGCTCTCGGTGGAGATCTCGACGATCTACAAGCGGGGCGACCGTACGCGCAAGGTCCACCACCTGATCTACATGCCGGACCTGGACGCGGCGGCCCGGTTCAACGCCGCGCTGGGCCGGATCGGCAACCTCGGCTCGGACGGGCGGCCGATCCTCGGGCTGGACTCGCGCGACCTGCTGGAGATCGTGCTGGAGGCGAGCCCGGACGGCTACCTGGTGCCGGCGCACATCTGGACGCCGTGGTTCTCCGCGCTGGGCTCGAAGTCCGGCTTCGACGCGATCGCGGACTGCTACGCCGATCTCGCGCCGCACATCTTCGCGGTGGAGACCGGGCTCTCCTCGGACCCGGCGATGAACGGGCGGGTGAGCAGCCTCGACGCGTACCAACTGGTCTCGAACTCGGACGCGCACTCGCCGCCGGCGCTGGCCCGCGAGGCGACCGTGCTCTCCTCCGCGCTGGACTACTACTCGGTCCGGGAGGCGCTGCGCACCGGCGACGGGCTCGCCGGGACGATCGAGTTCTTCCCGGAGGAGGGCAAGTACCACGCGGACGGGCACCGGAACTGCGGGATCAACTGGGAGCCGTCCCGGTCCCGCGAGGCTGGCGGCATATGCCCGGAATGTGGCAAGGGTCTGACGATCGGCGTGCTGAGCCGGGTCGAGGATCTGGCCGACCGCGCGCCGGACGTCGCGCGGCCGAACGCCAAGCGGGTCACGCACCTGGTGCCACTGGCCGAGATCCTGGGTGAGATCAACGCGGTGGGCGCCCGGTCGAAGACCGTGGAGGGGCAGCTGCACTCGCTGATCGCGGCGCTCGGCTCCGAACTGGACATCCTGACCACGGTCCCGGTGGCGGACGTGACCGCGGCCGGCGGCGAGCTGATCGGCGAGGCGATCGCGCGGCTGCGCCGCGGTCAGGTGCACAGAATCCCGGGGTACGACGGGGAGTACGGGATCATCAAGCTGTTCGAGCCCGGTGAGCTGGGCTCCTCGGGCGGCGCAGCGCAGGCGGACACGCTGTTCGACCTCCCGGTGCCGCAGCAGCGGGTGCCGGCCCGGAAAACTCCGGCGAAGGCCGCGAAGAAGGCCGCCCCCGCACCCGAACCCGCCGCGGACCCGACCACGCCGCTGCTGGTCACGGCGTCGAGCCCGGCCGGCTCCGGCGACACGGCGGCCCGCCCGCGCCCGGCCCGTGGCGTCGCCTCGGTCCCGCAGAAGAAGCCGCAGGCCACGCCGCGGACCGCGCCGCCGCCGATCGCGCCGCCGCCGTCGCCGCACGAGCCGTTCGAGCCGATGCTCTCCGGCATGGAGGAGGTCGGCACCGGGCTGCTGGACCGGCTGGACGCGATGCAGCGGGTGGCCGCGTCCGCGCCGTCCGGCCCGCTGCTGATCGTGGCCGGCCCGGGCACCGGCAAGACCCGCACGCTGACCCACCGGATCGCGTACCTGTGCGCGGAGCTCAACGTGTTTCCGGAGCAGTGCCTGGCGATCACGTTCACCCGGCGCGCCGCCGAGGAGATGCGCGAGCGGCTGGACGGGCTGCTCGGCCCGGTCGCGGAGGACGTCACGGTCTCCACGTTCCACTCGCTGGGCCTGCAGATCCTCCGGGAGAACGCGACCGCGGCCGGGCTGCCGGCGGACTTCCGGATCGCGGACGACGCGGAGCGCGCCGCCGCGCGGGCCGAGGCCGGGGAGGACGACGCCGCGTACGCCAAGCTGCTGCGCGCGGACGGCCTGGTCGACCTGGACGAGTTGGTCACGCTGCCGGTCGCGCTGCTGAGCGAGTCGAAGGCGCTGGTCGAGGAGTACCGCGCGCGCTGGCGGTGGATCTTCGTCGACGAGTACCAGGACGTGGACGCGGTGCAGTACGACCTGCTGCGCCTGCTCAGCCCGCCGGACGGCAACCTGTGCGCGATCGGCGACCCGGACCAGGCGATCTACTCGTTCCGTGGCGCGGACGTCGGCTACTTCCTGCGCTTCGCGCAGGACTTCACGGACGCCCGCACGGTACGGCTGACCCGCAACTACCGCTCGTCCGCGCCGATCCTGGCCGCGGCCGTGCAGTCGATCGCGCCCGCCTCGCTGGTGCGCGGCCGGCGGCTGGACCCGGCGCGGCTGGACCCGGAGGCGCCGCTGGTCGGGCGGTTCGCGGCCGGGTCCGCGGGCGAGGAGGCGGAGTTCGTCGCGCGGACCGTGGACGAGCTGGTCGGGGGCGTGTCGCACCGGTCGATGGACGCGGGCCGGGCGGACGGGCACACGTCGAACATCTCGTTCTCGGACATCGCGGTGCTCTACCGTACCGACGCGCAGTCCGGGCCGATCCTGGACGCGCTGCACCGGGCCGGCGTCCCGGTGCAGAAGCGCTCGCACAACCGGCTGCGGGACCGCGCCGGCGTCGCCGCGATCGCGCGCGAGCTGCGGCACCAGGACGGGCTGGGCGGCTCGGTCGCGGCCCGGGTGCGGCTGACCGGGCAGGTGCTGGCCGAGCGGTACGCGACGCCCACGCTGGACGCCGCCGCCACGGTCGAGCCGGCCGACATCTGGACCGCGGTGGAGATGCTGAAGCCGCTGGCGCTGCGCTGCGGCGACGACGTGCAGCGCTTCCTGGGCGAGATCGCGCTGGGCGCGGAGGTGGACACGCTGGACCCGCGCGCGGAGGCGGTCACGCTGCTGACGCTGCACGCCGCGAAGGGCCTGGAGTTCCCGGTGGTGTTCCTGGCCGGCTGCGAGGACGGGCTGCTGCCGATGCGGTTCCCGGGTGAGCGACCGTCGTCCGAGGACGTCGACGAGGAGCGGCGGCTGTTCTTCGTGGGCCTCACCCGCGCCCAGGACCGGCTCTACCTGAGTCACGCCGCGCGACGCTTCCGGTACGGTGCGGAGCGGGACAGTGTGCCGACGCCGTTCCTGTCCGACATCGACGCCGGGCTGTTCGAGCGGCTCGGTGCCGCCGAACCGCGCAAACCGAAGGACCGTCAGCTACGCCTGCTCTAGCCGCTCGGGTCGATCTCGAGTGGCCGAACGGCACGGTGTCGGGTAGCCGACCGCCAAACCCCGGCGGAGCGACCAGACTCCGCCCATGGCCGTCACCGTCGTCTCCGCGTCCGGCGCCACGCTGACCCGGGTGGGGATCGCGGCGGCGTTCGAGGGTGCGCCCGACCTGCGGCTGGTCGGCGCCGCCGCGTCCGGCGCGGAGGCGCTGGCGCTGCTCGGCGCGCAGCGGCCGGACGTGGTGCTCCTCGACCTCGACCTGACCGACGGCAACGGCCTCACCTGGGGTGCCGAGGTCCGGCGCAGCCACCCGGCGCTGGGCATCGTGCTGCTGGCCGCGCGCGACGACGACCTGCTGCTGCGCGCGCTGGAGGCGGGGATCTCCGCGTTCCTGCCGCGGACCGAGGAACTGGGCGCGATACTGGCCGCGGTCCGGCACGCGGCGGCGGCGCCGAGCTCGTTCACCGCACCCGACCTGGCCGGTGCGCTCAGCCGGCGGCGGCACTCCGCCACCGTGGTCAGCCCGCGCGAGCGCGAGGTGCTCAACCTGCTGCGCGAGGGCCTGACCGTGCCGCAGATCGCGACCGCGCTGGGCCTGAGCGAGTCGACCGTGAAGACGTACCTGGCCCGGATCTACGACAAGCTGGGCGTGACCGGACGCGAGCAAGCCGTGATCGCGGCGACGGACCGCGGTTTGCTGGCCGGTCAGTAACCGCCCGAGCCGCCGCCGTCGGAGCCGCCACCCCAACCGCCGCCGTCGGAGCCGCCCCAGCCGCCGCCGTCGGAGTTCGAGTTCCCGGAGTCGCCGAACGCGGAGGCGCCGAAGATCCAGGACGACGAGTGGCGCCGGTCGTCGAGGGCCACGCCGGTGCGGCGGTGGCGGCCGATCCACCAGATGACCAGGAGCAGGAACAGAGCGGCCAGGACCGCGACGATGATGAAGGCATCCATGGATCGATTCTGGGCCGGCGCGCCGCCGGACACATCCGACCAAAGACATACAACGCTAGTTGGTGAAGGTATCGATGATCCGCAGTACGCCCGGGCCCAGAATGACCACGAACAGCGCCGGGAACAGGCAGAACACCAGCGGGAACAGGATCTTGATCGGTACCTTGCGGGCGCGCTCCTCGGCGCGCTGCCGGCGCTTGACCCGCATCTCGCGCGACTGCTCGCGCAGTACCGACGCGACCGGGATGCCCAGCTCGGTGGCCTGCACGATGGACATCATGGCGTTGCGCAGCTCCGGGATGGTGGTGCGGTCGGCCAGCGCGCGCAGCGCCTCCGCACGGCGCTTGCCCATCTGCATCTCCTGCAGCGCACGGGCCAACTCGCCGCTGAGCGGGCCCTCGATCCCGGCCGCCACCTGCATCAGCGCGGCGTCGAACCCGAGACCGGCCTCGACGCACAGCGTCAGCATGTCCAGCGTGTCCGGCAGCGTGTCCAGCAGCCGCTCCTGACGGCGCTGCGCCGCGTTGAGCACCAGCAGGTAGGGCCCGCACAGCCCGATCAGGCCACCGGCCAGCGCGCACAGCACCGGCGTACCGATCGCGGAGAGGTCGCGGGCCGCCACGAGCCCGAGACCCAGAAGCGCACCGGCGGGTACGCCCACGACGACGCCCCAGCCCTGTGCTTCGAGGATGCGGGCCGGCGGCCAGTTCGGCGGGTTGCCGGCGTGGTCGAGCGCGCGCTGCAGCCAGCCCGCGGCCGCGTCCGGGGTGAGCCGGCTGGCCAGCAGCGTGACGGCGCGGCCGAGCGCGTTGCGGCCGTACGGCGCGGTCGACAGCGCGGTACGGCGGCCGTGCGCGGCGCCCGGCGCGTACACCGCGTTGATGTCGGCGAGCGCGCGGGCCAGCCCGCGACGGCCGGTGTCGCCCACGACCAGCGCCAGGAACAGGATGAGCAGCGCCGCGAAGATGACGGTGAGCCCGGCGCCGAGCACGATCAGGTCCACGGCCACCTCAGACCTCGACCCGGACGACGCGGGTGAGCCAGAAGCCGCCGAGCACGACCAGCACCACGCCGGCGAGCAGCAGCAGGATGCCGCGCGGGTCGGTGAGCAGCGGTGCCACGTACTCCCGGCGGGTCAGGAACATGAACGCGCCGAGCACGATCGGCAGCGCGAGCAGCACCCAGGCGGAGAGCCGGCCCTCCGCGGAGAGCGCGCGGACGTGGCCGCGCAGCAACTCGCGCTCGCGGATGGTGCTGATCGTGGTGCTCAGCACCTCGGCCAGGTTGCCACCGACCTCGCGCTGCACCCGGATCGCGATGACGGTCCAGGCCAGGTCCTTGTTGTTCATGCGCTTCGCGACCCGGTCCAGCGCCTCCTCCAACTCCATGCCGAGCCGGGCCTCCGCCAGCGCGCGGCTGAACTCGCCGGCCAGCGGGTCGACCGACTCACGGACCATGGCGTCCAGCGCCTGCTGGAGCGAGAATCCGGAGCGCAGCGAACCGATCACCATCTGGATCGCGTCCGGCAGCGCGGCGGCGAACCGGTCGTCGCGGCGGCCCGCGAGGTGCCGGTGGAACAGCGCGGTGGCCAGCACGCCGAGGACCGCGCCGAGCGGAAAGCCGAGCGGGCCGAGCAGCAGCGTGAGGACGACCGCGAGCCCGAGCGCGACGCCGATCCGGACCAGCAGCCACTCGCTCGGCCGCAGCTTCAGGCCAGCCCGGTCGAGCTGCCGGGACATCCGCTCCTCCCAGCCGCGGGTGCGCACCACCTGCTCGGCGGCGGAGACCGCGACCCGGGCGAACGGGGACGCGGACCGGGACGCGGCGGACCGGTCGGCGCGGCCCGCGGTCGCCAGCTCCTCCACCTGCGCCATCCGGCGGCGCCGCTCCACCAGGCCGAACATCGGCGAGAAGATGAGCAGGAAGATCGCCAGCAGCGCCAGGAACACCAGCACCGCCATCGCGATCCGGAACGCCGGCGTACCCGTCTCGATCATTGCAGCACGTCCTGGAGGCCCACGTTGTGCGGCGAGGCGTCGATGCCGGAGTCGGCCAGCTTGTCCAGGAAGCGCGGCCGGACGCCGGTCGGGCGCAGCTCGCCCTGGTAGCGGCCGTACGCGTCGGTGCCGGACTTGAAGTCGAACAGGAAGATGTCCTGCGTCGTGATCACGTCGCCCTCCAGGCCCAGCACCTCGGTGACGTGCGTGATCCGCCGGGTGCCGTCGCGCAGGCGGCTGAGGTGCACGATCACGTCCACCGCGGACGCGATCTGCTCCCGGATCGCGCGCACCGGCAGGTCCATGCCGGCCATCAGCACCATGGTCTCCAGGCGGGACAGCGAGTCGCGCGGCGAGTTCGCGTGCACCGTGGTGAGCGAGCCGTCGTGACCGGTGTTCATGGCCTGGAGCATGTCGAGCGCGGCGCCGTCGCGGACCTCGCCGACCACGATCCGGTCCGGGCGCATGCGGAGCGCGTTACGCACCAGGTCACGGATGGTCACCTCGCCGCGACCCTCGATGTTCGGCGGCCGGTACTCCATCCGGACCACGTGGTCCTGGGCCAGCCGCAGCTCGGCCGCGTCCTCGATGGTGATGATGCGCTCGTGCGGCGGCAGCATCTGGGAGAGCACGTTGAGCAGCGTGGTCTTGCCGGTGCCGGTGCCGCCGGTGATCAGCACGTCGAGCCGGCCCTGGATGCACGCGGACAGCAACGACGCCACCGACGGGTTCAGCGTGCCGAACGCGATCAGATCCTCCACACCGTACGGATTGGCGGCGAACTTCCGGATCGTCATCGCGGCGCCGTCCAGCGTGACCGGCGGGATGACCGCGTTGACGCGGCTGCCGTCCGGGAGCCGGGCGTCGACCATCGGGCTGGACTCGTCCACCCGCCGGCCCACCCGGGAGACGATCTTGTCGATGACGCGGCGCAGGTGCCACTCGTCCAGGAACGCGGTCTCCACCGACTGGATGCGGCCGAACCGCTCCACGTAGATCCGGTCCCAGGAGTTGACCATGATCTCCGTGATGTCCGGGTCGCGCAGCAGCGGCTCGATCGGGCCGTGCCCGACGATCTCGTCGATCACCTGCCGGAACGCCACCCCCCGGTCACCGGCGGTGAGCTGGTCCTCCTTGGCGAGCAGGCCGGGCAGCGCCTCGCGGACGCGGCGCTCCAGCTCCTCCTCGT
It encodes:
- a CDS encoding response regulator transcription factor, which gives rise to MAVTVVSASGATLTRVGIAAAFEGAPDLRLVGAAASGAEALALLGAQRPDVVLLDLDLTDGNGLTWGAEVRRSHPALGIVLLAARDDDLLLRALEAGISAFLPRTEELGAILAAVRHAAAAPSSFTAPDLAGALSRRRHSATVVSPREREVLNLLREGLTVPQIATALGLSESTVKTYLARIYDKLGVTGREQAVIAATDRGLLAGQ
- a CDS encoding UvrD-helicase domain-containing protein; protein product: MPPLSATPFDGTTATPTFVADLHIHSKYSRACSRDLNMPNLAWWARRKGVALLGTGDFTHPAWFDHLRETLKPAEPGLYRLAPDVEADIARRLPPRLSSAAEASPMRYMLSVEISTIYKRGDRTRKVHHLIYMPDLDAAARFNAALGRIGNLGSDGRPILGLDSRDLLEIVLEASPDGYLVPAHIWTPWFSALGSKSGFDAIADCYADLAPHIFAVETGLSSDPAMNGRVSSLDAYQLVSNSDAHSPPALAREATVLSSALDYYSVREALRTGDGLAGTIEFFPEEGKYHADGHRNCGINWEPSRSREAGGICPECGKGLTIGVLSRVEDLADRAPDVARPNAKRVTHLVPLAEILGEINAVGARSKTVEGQLHSLIAALGSELDILTTVPVADVTAAGGELIGEAIARLRRGQVHRIPGYDGEYGIIKLFEPGELGSSGGAAQADTLFDLPVPQQRVPARKTPAKAAKKAAPAPEPAADPTTPLLVTASSPAGSGDTAARPRPARGVASVPQKKPQATPRTAPPPIAPPPSPHEPFEPMLSGMEEVGTGLLDRLDAMQRVAASAPSGPLLIVAGPGTGKTRTLTHRIAYLCAELNVFPEQCLAITFTRRAAEEMRERLDGLLGPVAEDVTVSTFHSLGLQILRENATAAGLPADFRIADDAERAAARAEAGEDDAAYAKLLRADGLVDLDELVTLPVALLSESKALVEEYRARWRWIFVDEYQDVDAVQYDLLRLLSPPDGNLCAIGDPDQAIYSFRGADVGYFLRFAQDFTDARTVRLTRNYRSSAPILAAAVQSIAPASLVRGRRLDPARLDPEAPLVGRFAAGSAGEEAEFVARTVDELVGGVSHRSMDAGRADGHTSNISFSDIAVLYRTDAQSGPILDALHRAGVPVQKRSHNRLRDRAGVAAIARELRHQDGLGGSVAARVRLTGQVLAERYATPTLDAAATVEPADIWTAVEMLKPLALRCGDDVQRFLGEIALGAEVDTLDPRAEAVTLLTLHAAKGLEFPVVFLAGCEDGLLPMRFPGERPSSEDVDEERRLFFVGLTRAQDRLYLSHAARRFRYGAERDSVPTPFLSDIDAGLFERLGAAEPRKPKDRQLRLL
- a CDS encoding type II secretion system F family protein yields the protein MAVDLIVLGAGLTVIFAALLILFLALVVGDTGRRGLARALADINAVYAPGAAHGRRTALSTAPYGRNALGRAVTLLASRLTPDAAAGWLQRALDHAGNPPNWPPARILEAQGWGVVVGVPAGALLGLGLVAARDLSAIGTPVLCALAGGLIGLCGPYLLVLNAAQRRQERLLDTLPDTLDMLTLCVEAGLGFDAALMQVAAGIEGPLSGELARALQEMQMGKRRAEALRALADRTTIPELRNAMMSIVQATELGIPVASVLREQSREMRVKRRQRAEERARKVPIKILFPLVFCLFPALFVVILGPGVLRIIDTFTN
- a CDS encoding type II secretion system F family protein yields the protein MIETGTPAFRIAMAVLVFLALLAIFLLIFSPMFGLVERRRRMAQVEELATAGRADRSAASRSASPFARVAVSAAEQVVRTRGWEERMSRQLDRAGLKLRPSEWLLVRIGVALGLAVVLTLLLGPLGFPLGAVLGVLATALFHRHLAGRRDDRFAAALPDAIQMVIGSLRSGFSLQQALDAMVRESVDPLAGEFSRALAEARLGMELEEALDRVAKRMNNKDLAWTVIAIRVQREVGGNLAEVLSTTISTIRERELLRGHVRALSAEGRLSAWVLLALPIVLGAFMFLTRREYVAPLLTDPRGILLLLAGVVLVVLGGFWLTRVVRVEV